Proteins encoded by one window of Xanthomonas sp. DAR 80977:
- a CDS encoding DMT family transporter yields MLASTLAFGLMVVAIRLASAHLSTVEIAFFRNLFGLLFLLPMLLRPGQSLPRTAQLPRYLLRTAIGLVSMLAGFWAIGHLPLSQAIALSYSTPLFVTLAAAFWLGETVRLRRWLAVLCGFVGVLLILRPGAATFSAGTLVALLAAVMSALVAIQIKQLARVDSANTVVFYTYAFWVPMSLLPALFAWTWPHGIDWLWLLATGLFGTLGQLLWTRALRIGEVSALTPISFVQLPFVAMFGWWLFDEAPDRWTVLGALIILGANAYIAHREALLSRRAASAAATAAAKPGE; encoded by the coding sequence ATGCTGGCCAGCACGCTGGCGTTCGGACTGATGGTGGTCGCGATCCGGCTGGCGTCGGCGCACCTGTCCACGGTCGAGATTGCCTTCTTCCGCAACCTGTTCGGCCTGCTGTTCCTGCTGCCGATGCTGCTGCGTCCGGGCCAATCGCTGCCGCGCACCGCACAGCTGCCGCGCTACCTGCTGCGCACCGCGATCGGCCTGGTTTCGATGCTGGCCGGATTCTGGGCGATCGGCCACCTGCCGCTGTCGCAGGCGATCGCCCTGTCCTATTCCACGCCCTTGTTCGTGACCCTGGCCGCGGCGTTCTGGCTGGGCGAGACCGTGCGCCTGCGGCGCTGGCTGGCGGTGCTGTGCGGCTTCGTCGGCGTGCTGCTGATCCTGCGTCCCGGCGCGGCCACGTTCAGCGCCGGCACCCTGGTCGCGCTGCTGGCGGCGGTGATGAGCGCGCTGGTGGCGATCCAGATCAAGCAGCTGGCGCGGGTCGATTCGGCCAACACGGTGGTGTTCTACACCTATGCATTCTGGGTGCCGATGTCGCTGCTGCCGGCGCTGTTCGCCTGGACCTGGCCGCACGGCATCGACTGGCTGTGGCTGCTCGCCACCGGCCTGTTCGGCACCCTGGGACAGCTGCTGTGGACACGCGCGCTGCGCATCGGCGAAGTCTCGGCGCTGACCCCGATCAGCTTCGTGCAACTGCCGTTCGTGGCCATGTTCGGCTGGTGGCTGTTCGACGAAGCGCCGGACCGCTGGACCGTGCTCGGCGCGCTGATCATCCTCGGCGCCAACGCCTACATCGCCCACCGCGAGGCATTGCTGTCGCGCCGCGCCGCCAGCGCCGCGGCCACCGCGGCGGCCAAGCCGGGCGAATGA
- a CDS encoding aspartate/glutamate racemase family protein, which produces MKTIGLIGGMSWESTLPYYRHINETVRAQLGGLHSARLLLYSVDFHEIEQLQQAGDWDAAGAAMAAAARALQAGGADFLVLCTNTMHRVADAIAAAVPLPLLHIADATADALQAAGVTRVGLLGTRFTMEQDFYRERLQRRGFQVLVPDPAGREDVHRIIYDELCQGVIRDASRARYREVIAALQAQGAEAVILGCTEIGLLIGAGDATLPLFDTAALHARAAALHSLA; this is translated from the coding sequence ATGAAGACCATCGGCCTGATCGGCGGCATGAGCTGGGAATCCACCCTGCCCTATTACCGGCACATCAACGAAACGGTCCGCGCGCAGTTGGGCGGGCTGCATTCGGCCAGGCTGCTGCTGTACAGCGTGGATTTCCACGAGATCGAGCAGCTGCAACAGGCCGGGGACTGGGATGCGGCCGGCGCGGCGATGGCCGCGGCCGCGCGCGCCTTGCAGGCCGGCGGTGCCGATTTCCTGGTGTTGTGCACGAACACCATGCACCGCGTCGCCGACGCGATCGCCGCCGCGGTGCCGCTGCCGCTGCTGCATATCGCCGATGCCACCGCCGACGCCTTGCAGGCCGCGGGCGTGACCCGGGTCGGGCTGCTCGGCACCCGCTTCACGATGGAGCAGGACTTCTATCGCGAGCGGCTGCAGCGGCGCGGCTTCCAGGTGCTGGTACCGGACCCGGCAGGGCGCGAGGACGTCCACCGCATCATCTACGACGAACTGTGCCAGGGCGTGATCCGCGACGCCTCGCGGGCGCGCTACCGCGAGGTGATCGCGGCTCTACAGGCGCAGGGCGCCGAGGCGGTGATCCTGGGCTGCACCGAGATCGGGTTGCTGATCGGTGCCGGCGACGCCACGCTGCCGCTGTTCGATACCGCCGCGCTGCATGCGCGGGCCGCGGCGCTGCACAGCCTGGCGTAG
- a CDS encoding TPM domain-containing protein produces MRKQAVLDAALQTTATESWACARQHASAIAIMAGRSIPTTPMRTLRLLAIAALALLLWPALPALAAEIPAYTPNVVDPAGALDAGERQRVNAALQQIRDTQGIWGAAYIVPSLDGDSIEDLAQRAFKQWRLGQKGSDNGLLLVLSMQERRSRFEIGYGLEGSLPDVVAKHALDDYLAPRMRQGDTAGAIVDAFGFMARVAAKEPGSLAELSQATSRSRDDDDGDWVRGGIAWAGLLALVWLLPPLHRRRLRQLRERLLQRHPELGGKPEEIAESTRKPGSFGLFIKLFLTLNPGVFVLILSALFPLAFWLWIGAELLALVLILALSGRRYRSPQRFRTFLQQQARKRKALIRKGHVVETAPGAFAYTAAYYASEAASSSSSGSSSSSSDSSSSSGGGSSGGGGASSSW; encoded by the coding sequence TTGCGAAAGCAGGCCGTTCTCGACGCAGCCTTACAAACAACGGCCACGGAATCGTGGGCATGCGCGCGACAGCACGCATCGGCAATCGCCATAATGGCTGGACGATCGATTCCAACAACGCCGATGCGGACCCTCCGCCTGCTTGCCATCGCCGCGCTCGCCCTGCTGCTGTGGCCGGCACTGCCTGCCCTCGCCGCCGAGATTCCCGCGTACACGCCGAACGTGGTCGACCCCGCCGGGGCCTTGGATGCGGGGGAACGGCAGCGCGTGAACGCCGCGCTGCAACAGATCCGCGACACGCAAGGAATCTGGGGCGCGGCCTACATCGTGCCCTCGCTCGACGGCGACAGCATCGAGGATCTCGCCCAGCGCGCGTTCAAGCAATGGCGACTGGGGCAGAAGGGTTCCGACAACGGCCTGCTGCTGGTGCTGTCCATGCAGGAGCGCCGCTCGCGCTTCGAGATCGGCTACGGACTGGAGGGCAGCCTGCCCGACGTGGTCGCCAAGCATGCGCTGGACGACTACCTGGCGCCGCGGATGCGCCAGGGCGACACGGCCGGCGCGATCGTCGACGCCTTCGGCTTCATGGCGCGCGTCGCCGCCAAGGAACCAGGCAGCCTCGCGGAACTGTCGCAAGCCACATCCCGCTCGCGCGACGACGACGATGGCGACTGGGTACGCGGCGGCATCGCCTGGGCCGGCCTGCTGGCGCTGGTGTGGCTGCTGCCGCCGCTGCACCGGCGCCGGCTGCGGCAGCTGCGCGAACGTCTGTTGCAGCGCCACCCCGAGCTGGGCGGCAAACCCGAGGAGATCGCCGAATCGACGCGCAAACCTGGCTCCTTCGGATTGTTCATCAAGCTGTTCCTGACCCTCAACCCGGGCGTGTTCGTGCTGATCCTGTCGGCACTGTTCCCGCTGGCGTTCTGGCTGTGGATCGGCGCCGAGCTGCTGGCGCTGGTGCTGATCCTGGCGCTGTCGGGCCGTCGCTATCGCTCGCCACAACGCTTCCGCACATTCCTGCAACAGCAGGCGCGCAAGCGCAAGGCGCTGATCCGCAAAGGCCATGTGGTCGAGACCGCCCCCGGCGCGTTCGCCTATACCGCGGCGTACTACGCCAGCGAAGCGGCGTCCTCGTCGTCCTCCGGGTCTTCGTCGTCCTCGTCCGACAGCTCGTCCTCCTCCGGCGGCGGCAGCTCCGGCGGCGGCGGCGCCAGTTCGAGCTGGTAG
- a CDS encoding phosphatase PAP2 family protein, with protein sequence MSAAPGETPAERAAGVRHWLRRNAWRIGLLFAGVLLPMGVFVALADEVHELENFYFDEPLLWSMRGLASPGWDRFFTVITEAGYQYGVIPLDTLIVLLLLGLRRWREAMFAGFSFVGSALLNMSAKQFFQRDRPSLWESIAPEHTFSFPSGHAMGSMTLAAVLIALAWRTRWRWPVLLLAGSFALLVGVSRIYLGVHYPSDILGGWCAALVWVVGLYLLMFRGERRPRWRSRRPVSPDRG encoded by the coding sequence ATGTCCGCCGCGCCGGGTGAGACCCCGGCCGAGCGCGCCGCCGGCGTGCGTCACTGGTTGCGCCGCAACGCATGGCGCATCGGCCTGCTGTTCGCCGGCGTGCTGCTGCCGATGGGCGTGTTCGTGGCGCTGGCCGACGAGGTCCACGAACTGGAGAACTTCTACTTCGACGAACCGCTGCTGTGGAGCATGCGTGGGCTGGCCTCGCCGGGCTGGGACCGGTTCTTCACCGTCATCACCGAGGCCGGCTACCAGTACGGGGTGATCCCGCTGGACACGCTGATCGTGCTGCTGTTGCTGGGCCTGCGGCGCTGGCGCGAGGCCATGTTCGCCGGGTTCTCGTTCGTCGGCTCGGCGCTGTTGAACATGAGCGCCAAGCAGTTCTTCCAGCGCGACCGCCCCAGCCTGTGGGAATCGATCGCGCCGGAACACACCTTCAGCTTCCCCAGCGGCCATGCGATGGGGTCGATGACCCTGGCCGCGGTGCTGATCGCGCTGGCCTGGCGCACCCGCTGGCGCTGGCCGGTGCTGCTGCTGGCGGGTTCGTTCGCGCTGCTGGTGGGCGTGTCGCGGATCTACCTGGGCGTGCATTACCCATCCGACATCCTCGGCGGCTGGTGTGCGGCGCTGGTGTGGGTGGTTGGGCTGTACCTGCTGATGTTCCGCGGCGAACGGCGTCCGCGCTGGCGGTCGCGGCGCCCGGTGTCGCCCGATCGCGGTTAG
- the ispG gene encoding flavodoxin-dependent (E)-4-hydroxy-3-methylbut-2-enyl-diphosphate synthase, producing MYDAVSRPTPPSDAAPWARRPTQPVRVGGVVVGGGKPIVVQSMTNTDTADVASSVKQVAELWRAGSELVRLTVNNAESAAAIPRIVDKLRMMGIEVPLIGDFHYNGHQLLAAEPACAQALAKYRINPGNVGFGKKKDTQFAQLIEFALQYDKPVRIGANWGSLDQALAAQLMDENSRRDMPWDAGRVLREALIRSALDSAERAVELGMGRDRIVLSCKVSGVQELIAVYRDLAQRSDFALHLGLTEAGIGSKGIVASSAALAVLMQEGIGDTIRISLTPEPGQSRTQEVIVAQELLQTTGQRAFTPLVTACPGCGRTTSEFFQELAKVVQNHVRAKMPEWKVTHPGAENMTLAVMGCVVNGPGESRHANIGISLPGTGEAPSAPVFVDGEKTVTLRGENIAHEFVALIDDYVETKYVRRAG from the coding sequence ATGTACGACGCCGTCAGCCGACCCACCCCCCCCTCCGACGCCGCGCCCTGGGCGCGCCGTCCCACCCAGCCGGTCCGCGTCGGAGGCGTCGTCGTGGGCGGCGGCAAGCCGATCGTGGTGCAGTCGATGACCAACACCGACACCGCCGACGTGGCCTCCTCGGTCAAGCAGGTCGCCGAGCTGTGGCGCGCCGGGTCGGAGCTGGTGCGGCTGACCGTCAACAACGCCGAGTCGGCCGCGGCGATCCCGCGCATCGTCGACAAGCTGCGGATGATGGGCATCGAGGTGCCGCTGATCGGCGACTTCCACTACAACGGGCACCAGCTGCTGGCCGCCGAGCCGGCCTGCGCGCAGGCCCTGGCCAAGTACCGGATCAACCCCGGCAACGTCGGCTTCGGCAAGAAGAAGGACACCCAGTTCGCGCAGCTGATCGAATTCGCGCTGCAGTACGACAAGCCGGTGCGCATCGGCGCCAACTGGGGCTCGCTGGACCAGGCCCTGGCGGCGCAGCTGATGGACGAGAACTCGCGCCGCGACATGCCCTGGGACGCCGGCCGGGTGCTGCGCGAGGCGTTGATCCGCTCGGCGCTGGATTCGGCCGAGCGCGCGGTGGAACTGGGCATGGGCCGCGACCGCATCGTGCTCAGCTGCAAGGTCAGCGGCGTGCAGGAACTGATCGCGGTGTACCGCGACCTGGCGCAGCGCTCGGATTTCGCGCTGCACCTGGGCCTGACCGAGGCCGGCATCGGCAGCAAGGGCATCGTCGCCTCCAGCGCCGCGCTGGCGGTGCTGATGCAGGAAGGCATCGGCGACACCATCCGCATCTCGCTGACGCCCGAGCCGGGCCAGTCGCGCACGCAGGAGGTGATCGTCGCCCAGGAACTGCTGCAGACCACCGGCCAGCGCGCCTTCACCCCGCTGGTCACCGCCTGCCCGGGCTGCGGCCGCACCACCTCCGAGTTCTTCCAGGAGCTGGCCAAGGTGGTGCAGAACCATGTCCGCGCCAAGATGCCGGAGTGGAAGGTGACCCATCCCGGCGCCGAGAACATGACCCTGGCGGTGATGGGCTGCGTGGTCAACGGGCCGGGCGAATCGCGCCATGCCAACATCGGCATCTCGCTGCCGGGCACCGGCGAGGCGCCGTCGGCGCCGGTGTTCGTCGACGGCGAGAAGACCGTCACCCTGCGTGGCGAGAACATCGCCCACGAGTTCGTCGCGCTGATCGACGACTACGTCGAAACCAAGTATGTCCGCCGCGCCGGGTGA